Proteins found in one Oreochromis niloticus isolate F11D_XX linkage group LG22, O_niloticus_UMD_NMBU, whole genome shotgun sequence genomic segment:
- the LOC112843585 gene encoding putative uncharacterized protein DDB_G0271982 → MHSDARKRFVNSVFLATDELPTVVTSRRHEYQVDMSQLAHYGTFDGTDHLLSLEQGLQCLASDVRYALLVMGGTVIAVCRLTSGEYAYFDPHPRKSTGMPLSLSVSGGTAVMLRFTCLNDMIDRIKRLYRMFSIAPSCTYELQPVEFHSGNAADQRDADENRQTATTVPAPALNEAVHEINSQTQKTVRDTLTTEVTSSRVDYSNETAATENNHLPSEYLEKETPASSVRETQVTSDSVPQNDSNIASCLTKTTEELSQKLLKYNKQQKRKIRRRILAQEKLPQRKENQKKKERQMYRFDESFKTKKKNSTRKCNDPDQRQKRSLYKNELYKLNATYKEKQREHFRKMYRESAKMRERKRECVIRTYKDNPLFREQQKERITRTYRESPLFREKQKERITRTYRESPLFREKQKERITRTYRESPLFREKQKERK, encoded by the coding sequence atgcattcagatgccagaaagaggtttgTGAACAGCGTGTTTCTAGCCACTGATGAGCTTCCCACAGTGGTCACCAGCCGCAGACACGAGTATCAAGTCGACATGTCTCAGTTAGCTCATTACGGCACATTTGATGGTACAGATCACCTTCTGAGCCTTGAACAAGgactacagtgtttggcttcagaCGTTCGCTACGCTTTGCTAGTCATGGGAGGAACAGTCATCGCTgtttgcaggctgacttcagGTGAATATGCATATTTTGACCCTCACCCACGTAAGTCTACTGGTATGCCATTGTCGCTAAGTGtaagtggtggaactgcagtCATGTTAAGATTCACATGTCTCAACGACATGATTGACAGGATCAAACGTTTGTACCGAATGTTTAGCATCGCCCCATCCTgcacttatgagctacagcctgTCGAGTTTCACAGTGGAAACGCTGCTGACCAAAGAGATGctgatgaaaacagacaaacagctacaactgttccagcaccagctttaaatgaagctgttcatgaaataaactcCCAGACACAGAAGACTGTGAGAGACACTTTAACCACTGAAGTGACATCATCCAGAGTGGATTATTCAAATGAGACAGCTGCTACTGAAAACAACCATCTTCCTTCTGagtatttagaaaaagaaacacctgCATCCTCTGTGAGAGAAACGCAGGTAACATCAGATTCTGTTCCTCAGAATGATTCAAACATTGCCTCCTGTTTAACTAAGACAACAGAGGAACTTTCACAAAAACTGCTGAAATATAATAAacagcaaaagagaaaaataaggaGAAGAATATTAGCCCAAGAAAAACTaccacagagaaaggaaaatcagaaaaagaaagaaaggcagatgtaCAGGTTTGATGAAAGCttcaagacaaagaaaaaaaactcaaccAGGAAGTGTAATGATCCTGATCAGAGACAGAAAAGGAGTCTGTACAAAAATGAACTGTATAAATTAAATGCTACCTATaaggagaaacagagagaacattTTAGAAAGATGTATAGAGAAAGTGCtaaaatgagagagagaaaaagagaatgtGTCATAAGGACATATAAAGACAATCCCCTATTCAGAGaacagcagaaggaacgtataacaagaacGTATAGAGAGTCTCCCCTattcagagaaaagcagaaggaacgtataacaagaacatatagagagtcTCCCCTattcagagaaaagcagaaggaacgtataacaagaacatatagagagtcTCCCCTattcagagaaaagcagaaggaac